A stretch of Camelina sativa cultivar DH55 chromosome 18, Cs, whole genome shotgun sequence DNA encodes these proteins:
- the LOC104761717 gene encoding uncharacterized protein LOC104761717, with translation MNIHMNLNLKQMAGNMIYQDPIQEEEEDIVQGVSRTFSEEEDSSSCSLSSMCSSSDLTEEDDDDDDDDVSSSSSNGPLEDLSDLMSHLPIKRGLSKFYEGRSQSFTSLANVKSLEDLMKRGFKNRNYGARRKTCRSTGGIIDQSYKRVYSPKATISKKHNNKTTSSTLSCLSRRKH, from the exons atgaatattcatatgaatctgaatctgaagcAAATGGCGGGCAACATGATCTATCAAGATCcaatccaagaagaagaagaagacattgttCAAGGAGTTTCAAGAACattctcagaagaagaagattcatcttcttgttcATTATCTTCCATGTGTTCTTCATCTGATTTAacagaggaggatgatgatgatgatgatgatgatgtttcttcatcttcttctaatgGACCTCTTGAAGATCTCTCCGACCTCATGTCACATCTCCCTATCAA GAGGGGATTATCAAAGTTCTATGAAGGAAGGTCTCAATCATTTACATCACTAGCAAATGTTAAAAGCCTTGAAGATCTTATGAAGAGAGGGtttaaaaacagaaactatGGAGCAAGAAGAAAGACATGTAGGAGTACTGGGGGAATTATAGATCAAAGCTACAAAAGGGTTTATAGTCCTAAAGCTACCATCTCCaagaaacacaacaacaaaacaacttcCTCTACTCTCTCTTGTCTTTCCAGAAGAAAACATTAG
- the LOC104761719 gene encoding mitogen-activated protein kinase kinase 6-like, which translates to MVKIKSNLKQLKLLSVPAQETLISSFLTASGTFHDGDFLLNQKGLRLTSDEKQSRPSDSKELDFEITAEDLETVKVIGKGSGGVVQLVRHKWVGKFFAMKVIQMNIQEQIRKQIVQELKINQASSQCPHVVVCYHSFYHNGAFSLVLEYMDRGSLVDVIRQVKTILEPYLAVVCKQVLQGLVYLHNERHVIHRDIKPSNLLVNHKGEVKISDFGVSASLASSMGQRDTFVGTYNYMSPERISGSTYDYSSDIWSLGMSVLECAIGRFPYLESEDQQNPPSFYELLAAIVENPPPTAPSDQFSPEFCSFVSACIQKDPPARASSLDLLSHPFIKKFEDKDIDLGILVGSLEPPVNYLR; encoded by the exons atggTGAAGATCAAATCGAACTTGAAGCAGCTTAAGCTCCTCTCCGTTCCAGCTcaagaaaccctaatctcttccttctt GACTGCGAGTGGAACGTTTCATGATGGAGATTTTCTTCTGAATCAAAAGGGGCTTAGGTTGACGTCAGATGAGAAGCAATCAAGG CCATCTGATAGCAAAGAGCTTGATTTCGAAATCACTGCTGAAGACTTAGAGACTGTGAAAGTCATTGGAAAAGGCAGTGGTGGAGTTGTTCAATTAGTTCGACATAAATGGGTTGGCAAATTCTTTGCTATGAAG GTCATACAGATGAATATACAAGAACAAATCCGGAAGCAAATTGTCCAGGAGCTCAAAATTAACCAAGCATCATCACAATGTCCACATGTAGTTGTTTGCTACCATTCATTCTACCACAATGGAGCCTTTTCACTTGTGCTCGAATACATGGATCGAGGATCTCTTGTTGATGTGATACGACAAGTGAAGACTATTCTTGAACCTTACCTTGCGGTTGTCTGTAAACAG GTTTTGCAAGGTCTTGTGTACCTCCACAACGAAAGACATGTCATACACAGAGACATTAAACCATCAAACCTTCTTGTAAACCATAAAGGGGAAGTGAAAATCTCAGATTTTGGTGTAAGTGCAAGTCTTGCTAGCTCCATGGGACAGAGGGACACATTTGTTGGAACCTACAACTATATGTCG CCTGAGAGGATCAGTGGAAGCACATATGACTACAGCAGTGACATTTGGAGTTTGGGCATGTCAGTGTTAGAATGCGCAATAGGAAGATTCCCTTACTTAGAATCTGAAGATCAGCAAAACCCGCCAAGCTTTTATGAGCTCTTGGCAGCAATCGTAGAGAATCCACCACCAACTGCTCCTTCTGATCAATTCTCACCTGAATTCTGCTCCTTTGTATCAGCCTG CATACAAAAAGATCCTCCAGCAAGAGCATCATCTTTGGACCTCTTG AGTCATCCATTCATAAAAAAGTTTGAGGACAAGGATATTGATCTCGGCATACTTGTTGGCAGTCTGGAACCACCTGTGAACTATCTTAGATAA